A region of the Microcystis aeruginosa FD4 genome:
TGCTTCCTCTACTTCAGCTAACACCTGTGGATCGTTTTCCATGGAATCTTCTTCTGCTTCAAAAATCTGATCTTCCAGAATTTCCAGAAGTTTTCGCTTCCCTTCTACATTAAGGGAAGTAATTGCCTCTATTAAGGACTCTAAGGAAACTTGCATTCTAACCATTACCATACTGTTTGTCCTCCAATTCTTACACATTTAGCTTGATTCAAAAATATCGATATAAGCATCAATTGAATCGGGTTGGGAGAGAGCCAATTCTGAGCGTTTCGGGGCGATAATCTGAATTCCCTGACTCTCTAGTGCTGAGGCTATAGCTGCTCCAATGCCGCGAGAACCTCCTGTAATCAGTGCTTTATGATTTGTGGTATTTGTCATGGATTAACTCAACCCAAAAACGAGTCTTCCTGTGGTCTGAAAGTTAAATAAAACTCCCAGAATGGTAGCCAGCAGAGCGGCTAACTTGTAATCCAGTTCTATCAGTATAAGACTACCATATAAAAAATAACCGAATAAGGTATTCAGTACACCAACTAACAAAAATCTGGCAAATTTATGCTTTTTAATCAGGTTAACTAATCTATGCTTTTTGATTAGATACATTTTCTCAGTTCATTCCCCCCCCAAGTCATTAATTATTGATGAGATTATTGTTGCCAAGTTTTAACAGATAACTGTCAAAAATTCATTGAGTAGAGGCCGCACTTGATTATCTAACTCTAGCGAAACTTTTTCCATTTGACCTTCTCCTCGTGTTAGGATGCAGTTAATTGATCTTCCAGTATTTTTCTTGTCCAGTTTAATTGCTCCTAAAATAAGCTCTAAAATATCGGTGGTTAACTCTTGGTTATAAGGCTCATAATAAGGTTTTAAAAACTCTCGCAAATCATAGAAATATCCCTGATCTACCATTGCCAGTTTTTCGGAAAAGAAGGTAGCCGTAAGCACCCCTAAAGTTACAGCAATTCCATGAGGAATTTTATAGTTAGTGGCCGATTCATAAGCGTGTCCAAAAGTATGCCCATAGTTTAAAATATTTCTAACTCCCTTGTCAAA
Encoded here:
- a CDS encoding SDR family NAD(P)-dependent oxidoreductase, whose translation is MTNTTNHKALITGGSRGIGAAIASALESQGIQIIAPKRSELALSQPDSIDAYIDIFESS
- a CDS encoding GtrA family protein, which codes for MYLIKKHRLVNLIKKHKFARFLLVGVLNTLFGYFLYGSLILIELDYKLAALLATILGVLFNFQTTGRLVFGLS